TGTCCGATTCGTTATCAAAATCATTAATACCTGTGTTACCCACATGCACAGCTGTCATAACAAGAATTTGCGCTGTGTAACTCGGGTCTGTAAAAACTTCCTGATACCCGGTCATGCATGTCGAAAAAACGGCCTCGCCAAATGCAGTACCAACAGCACCAAATGGAACACCTTCAAAACAAGAACCATCTTCCATTACGAATACCGCAGACCGAAAGCTAAGCACGCCTATTTTTAAACCTCACAAAAGCAGAAGACAATCTTGCCCTAGTTTTCAAAAACAAGTCTACCCTCATAAAAGGTGTACATAACCTTCCCCGGTAAGTTCATCCCGGCATATGGAGAATTTACACTCGGACCTAAAGAATCATCAAATGTTACGAATCGTGTCACGTCAGGGTTGTAAAGAAAAAAATTAGCCGCGGAACCTTCTTTAACTGTATTAGGTGTCATACCAAGAATTTCAGCAGGTTTGTTTGACATTATCCGCACAACTTCTGGCCAAGTTAGATGCCCGGAGTTAACAAAAATTTTTTGGATCACTGAAACTGAAAACTCTAAACCGGTCATGCCGTTTGGCGCAGAATGCCAAAAGGGACTTTTATTCCTGTGCGGAGCATGGTCAGTTGCAACAACATCAATCACGCCCCGAATAAGAGCGTCTCGTAAACATTCCACACTCTCTTTTGATCGAAGTGGTGGGTTCACCTTGAATCGAGTATCTCCTGTCATTACGAGGGAGTCATAAAACAAGAGATGATGCGGAGTAACCTCAGCTGTTACTTGAACACCAAGACTCTTACCCCAGGCTATTGCATAAACGCTTTCCTGTGATGAAACATGGCACACATGAAGCCGTGCATTTGCTGCACGGGCAAGCAGGATATCACGGGCAACTATTGTACTTTCAGCAATTGAAGGCCATAGACTCTTGGGTGCAACTATTGGGCCTTGTGTGTCCCCTTGAGCACTTTTTGTCAATGTGGGATCCTGAGCATGTTGGGCAATTACACAATTATTTCTCCCCGCAAAAGATAGTGCTTGATGCATAATCCCGGGGTCATGCACACAATTTCCATCATCGCTGAATATATTTACACCGGCATCCAGCAGAGAGTGCATATCAGTAATTTCATTACCCCTTAGTCCCTTTGTTACAGCGCCCACCGGCCGAATATCACATACCGCATCCTCTTTTGCAATGGCCTTCAGGATATTTACGGCCTCTGGCGAGTCTTGCACGGGATGCATATTTGGCATCGACGAGACTGTTGTATATCCACCTGCAATAGCTGCACTGGTAACATCCCTTATGGAACCATCACGGGAATTTCGCAAGTGAGTATGCAGGTCAACAAGACCAGGAAGGGCAATAAACCCTTCAGCGTCTATAACCCGACATGAAGCCTTATCAGTATTTTTTGTAGATAAAAACTGATGCTCCTCAATGTCTTTGCAAATAATCTCCTGGATAAGACCACCAGACAAAAACAATGTTCTCGCGCCAAGCCCTGGCAGTGTTACATTTTTTATAAAAAAAGATTGGCGGGTCACAATTTAATATCCTCATGCTTTGCCGATATATGCCCCCGTGCGGGTATCGACTCTTATACGAGTCCCGACAGTAATAAAGAGTGGAACCTGAATCTGATAACCAGTCTCAAGGGTTGCAGGTTTAGTTCCACCTGTTGAACGGTCCGCCTGAACGCCAGGTTCTGTATGCGTAACTGCAAGCACAACAGACGGAGGCAAATCAACATACAGAGGCGCATTATTATGTGTCGCGATAACAACTTTCTGATTATCGGAAAGATAGTTTGCAGCAGAAGCAACCTGAGAGGCAGTTAGGCGTATCTGATCGTAATCAGCAAGATCCATAAACACGAAACTATCAGCATCACGATACAGATAGGTGCAATCACGCCTATCAACATTCTCAAGAACAACGCTGGCACCTGCATTAAATGTTTTATCAACAACCTTTCCAGTCAGAATATTTTTCAGTTTTGTCCTAACAAATGCACCACCCTTCCCGGGCTTTACATGCTGAAATTCGATCACTGTATTCAGTTGCCCATTTATATTGAGAACAACACCATTACGGATATCGGAAGTTGACGCCACAATCCCCTTTCAAATGCCCAACACCTAACGTGCTATCTTTCGTACGATATGGTCAAGGGCAAGTCTATACGAATCAACCCCCAGCCCTGAAACCTGTGCGTTAACAACACGGGATATAACATTTTTGTGCCTAAAACTCTCCCTGGCATACGGATTTGAAAGATGAACCTCAATAACTGCAATACCCCGCTCCCGTAGCAAAATAAGAGCATCGCTAAGAGAATAGCTGTAGTGTGTAAAAGCCGCAGGATTGATAATTACACCACAGGCATCCTGTCTTGCCTGATAAATGTAATCTAGCATCTCTGCCTCATCATTTGTCTGATAAAAAAGTAATTCAATAACATCATTGGAAAATTCAGTCAGCTCTTGTTTTATCTGTTCCAGAGTTATCGTGCCGTATATTTCAGGCTGACGACTGCCAAGCATAGCAAGATTCGGTCCATTGAGAATATAGATTTTCTTCTTACTCACACATCTCCACTTGGTTATCCTGGAATTTCGCCACTGCAAACACCCTTTATGTATACGATAAAGGATCTGAACAATATACGCCCCTATTGAGGAAACATGGCTTCATACGCTTTAAGCAATACCGTATGAGAAACCGAACTGATAAAAGGATTTGCGATTTCACGTAGTAAAACTAGTTTACTCTGCGTACTGATTTGAGGCATCTCTCGTGAATCTTTGTCGCTATCCGTATCATTGCTCTGCATATTCTTTTTATCACGCTGCATGTAGGGAGTAATGTTGCGCCACTGAACCTCAGGTGGACAAATTGGCAAGCCGTATGTTTCAAGAATTCGCTCATGTCTCGTCAAAATATTTCTGCCAATTAAACCCTTTGCAAAAGCAACCTGTGCTGCATACACCATGCCGATGGATACCGCCTGACCGTGAGGCAGCTTATGAGAGGTGGCTGCCTCAAGGGCATGAGCTAATGTATGACCATAATTCAAAAATTGCCTCTTATGCGTATCTCTAAAATCAGAGTCAACCATTGTGATTTTTACAGATACTGCTTTATGAATCAATTCTTCAAGGAGTTTCGGCGGTAAAGTTTCTGCACATAC
The sequence above is a segment of the Tropheryma whipplei str. Twist genome. Coding sequences within it:
- a CDS encoding dihydroorotase — its product is MTRQSFFIKNVTLPGLGARTLFLSGGLIQEIICKDIEEHQFLSTKNTDKASCRVIDAEGFIALPGLVDLHTHLRNSRDGSIRDVTSAAIAGGYTTVSSMPNMHPVQDSPEAVNILKAIAKEDAVCDIRPVGAVTKGLRGNEITDMHSLLDAGVNIFSDDGNCVHDPGIMHQALSFAGRNNCVIAQHAQDPTLTKSAQGDTQGPIVAPKSLWPSIAESTIVARDILLARAANARLHVCHVSSQESVYAIAWGKSLGVQVTAEVTPHHLLFYDSLVMTGDTRFKVNPPLRSKESVECLRDALIRGVIDVVATDHAPHRNKSPFWHSAPNGMTGLEFSVSVIQKIFVNSGHLTWPEVVRIMSNKPAEILGMTPNTVKEGSAANFFLYNPDVTRFVTFDDSLGPSVNSPYAGMNLPGKVMYTFYEGRLVFEN
- the efp gene encoding elongation factor P, with translation MASTSDIRNGVVLNINGQLNTVIEFQHVKPGKGGAFVRTKLKNILTGKVVDKTFNAGASVVLENVDRRDCTYLYRDADSFVFMDLADYDQIRLTASQVASAANYLSDNQKVVIATHNNAPLYVDLPPSVVLAVTHTEPGVQADRSTGGTKPATLETGYQIQVPLFITVGTRIRVDTRTGAYIGKA
- a CDS encoding type II 3-dehydroquinate dehydratase, which codes for MSKKKIYILNGPNLAMLGSRQPEIYGTITLEQIKQELTEFSNDVIELLFYQTNDEAEMLDYIYQARQDACGVIINPAAFTHYSYSLSDALILLRERGIAVIEVHLSNPYARESFRHKNVISRVVNAQVSGLGVDSYRLALDHIVRKIAR